A genomic segment from Lemur catta isolate mLemCat1 chromosome 9, mLemCat1.pri, whole genome shotgun sequence encodes:
- the LOC123644372 gene encoding uncharacterized protein LOC123644372 yields the protein MMSLFSSLVFRSGETEQKDLCLGSQAGGAASARASDSDDGILDSSLTLGWLVKQHFWVCFQKRLAFGSVARVKQIHPHQCGWAARICEEPNGTKAPAPFWGQDFHLILSLGVRTQAFGFGLNYTPAFLSPQLVGGKSWDFLASMIIVEMTLQGPPGPRASCGIGCGCGEVTLLGSARPPTDAPRHRPMGSLSVSSDKLELLRLTQESKQLVKKLHANGAVGVNPPGELGPSEEGEGSSRSRRPVLSTEHLRKFSTLLVDSSGTE from the exons ATGATGTCTCTTTTCAGTTCACTAGTTTTCAGATCTGGAGAGACAGAGCAGAAGGACCTGTGCCTGGGGAGCCAGGCTGGAGGAGCCGCCTCTGCACGGGCATCTGACTCGGATGATGGTATCCTGGACTCGAGCCTGACGCTGGG ATGGCTGGTAAAGCAGCATTTCTGGGTGTGTTttcagaagagattagcatttggatCAGTAGCCCGAGTCAAGCAGatccaccctcaccaatgtgggtgggcagcaCGAATCTGTGAGGAGCCGAATGGAACAAAGGCCCCCGCTCCCTTCTGGGGCCAGGACTTCCATCTTATCTTGTCCTTAGGTGTCAGAACTCAGGCCTTTGGATTTGGACTGAACTACACACCAGCTTTCCTGAGTCCCCAGCTTGTAGGCGGCAAATcgtgggacttcttggcctccatgaTCAT AGTTGAGATGACTCTCCAGGGCCCTCCTGGTCCCAGAGCTTCCTGTGGGATTGGCTGTGGGTGTGGAGAGGTCACAC TCCTAGGAAGTGCACGGCCCCCGACAGATGCCCCGCGACACCGGCCGATGGGGAGCCTGTCAGTTTCATCTGACAAACTGGAACTGCTGAGGCTCACCCAGGAATCAAAGCAGCTTGTAAAGAAATTACATGCCAACGGGGCTGTTGGAGTCAACCCACCAGGGGAATTGGGACCctcagaggaaggagaaggtTCTAGCAGGTCCCGGAGGCCAG TTCTTTCCACAGAGCACCTAAGGAAATTCTCAACACTTCTCGTTGATTCAAGTGGAACTGAATAA